The proteins below come from a single Streptomyces sp. M92 genomic window:
- a CDS encoding L-aspartate oxidase, translated as MTSTGIRLHAPAPGWAIDADVVVVGSGVAGLTAALRCEAAGLRTVVVTKARLDDGSTRWAQGGIAAALGEGDTPEQHLDDTLVAGAGLCDREAVRTLVTEGPDAVRRLIATGAHFDESTEGGLALTREGGHHRRRIAHAGGDATGAEISRALVDAVRAHGIRTVENALVLDLLTDAGGRTAGVTLHVMGEGQHDGVGAVHAPAVVLATGGMGQVFSATTNPAVSTGDGVALALRAGAEVSDLEFVQFHPTVLFLGADAEGQQPLVSEAVRGEGAHLVDADGVRFMRGQHDLAELAPRDIVAKGITRRMQQQNAEHMYLDARHFGAEMWENRFPTILSACRAHGIDPVTEPIPVAPAAHYASGGVRTDASGRTTVPGLYACGEVACTGVHGANRLASNSLLEGLVYAERIAADIATAHAEGTLHARVPAVLPHREQPEHPLLPPESRLAVQRIMTEGAGVLRSAESLTRAADRLHHLHTEAREALHEHGKTSEPGVDTWEATNLLCVARVLVAAAARREETRGCHWREDHADRDDTMWRRHIVVRLNPDRTLAVHTTDTPEFPPTNPSPQPTRRPQEQ; from the coding sequence GTGACCAGCACAGGCATACGACTGCACGCCCCCGCGCCCGGCTGGGCCATCGACGCGGACGTGGTGGTCGTCGGCTCCGGGGTCGCCGGCCTCACCGCGGCCCTGCGCTGCGAGGCGGCGGGCCTCAGGACGGTCGTCGTCACCAAGGCCCGCCTCGACGACGGCTCCACCCGCTGGGCCCAGGGCGGCATCGCCGCGGCCCTGGGGGAGGGCGACACCCCCGAACAGCACCTGGACGACACCCTGGTCGCGGGCGCGGGCCTGTGCGACCGGGAGGCGGTCCGCACCCTGGTCACCGAGGGCCCGGACGCCGTACGCCGCCTCATCGCCACCGGCGCGCACTTCGACGAGTCCACCGAGGGCGGCCTGGCCCTCACCCGCGAGGGCGGCCACCACCGCCGCCGCATCGCCCACGCGGGCGGCGACGCCACGGGCGCGGAGATCTCCCGCGCGCTGGTCGATGCGGTCCGCGCGCACGGCATCCGCACCGTCGAGAACGCCCTCGTCCTGGACCTCCTCACGGACGCCGGCGGCCGCACGGCCGGCGTCACCCTGCACGTCATGGGCGAGGGCCAGCACGACGGCGTCGGAGCCGTCCACGCCCCCGCCGTGGTCCTCGCCACCGGCGGCATGGGCCAGGTCTTCTCGGCCACGACGAACCCCGCCGTCTCCACGGGCGACGGCGTGGCACTCGCCCTCCGCGCGGGCGCCGAGGTCAGCGACCTGGAGTTCGTCCAGTTCCACCCCACGGTGCTCTTCCTGGGCGCGGACGCGGAGGGCCAGCAGCCCCTGGTCTCGGAGGCGGTACGCGGCGAGGGCGCCCACCTGGTGGACGCCGACGGCGTGCGCTTCATGCGGGGACAGCACGACCTCGCGGAACTCGCCCCCCGGGACATCGTCGCCAAGGGCATCACGCGCCGCATGCAGCAGCAGAACGCCGAGCACATGTACCTGGACGCCCGCCACTTCGGCGCCGAGATGTGGGAGAACCGCTTCCCCACGATCCTCTCCGCCTGCCGCGCCCACGGCATCGATCCGGTCACCGAGCCGATCCCGGTCGCCCCGGCCGCCCACTACGCCTCCGGCGGCGTCCGCACCGACGCCTCGGGCCGCACCACGGTCCCCGGCCTGTACGCGTGCGGCGAGGTGGCCTGCACGGGCGTACACGGAGCCAACCGCCTGGCCTCCAACTCCCTCCTCGAAGGACTGGTCTACGCCGAGCGCATCGCCGCCGACATAGCGACGGCCCACGCGGAAGGCACCCTGCACGCGCGCGTACCGGCCGTCCTCCCGCACCGCGAACAGCCCGAGCACCCCCTCCTCCCGCCCGAGTCCCGCCTGGCCGTCCAGCGGATCATGACCGAGGGCGCCGGCGTCCTGCGCTCGGCGGAATCGCTCACCCGCGCGGCGGACCGCCTCCACCACCTCCACACCGAGGCCCGCGAAGCCCTGCACGAGCACGGCAAGACGTCCGAACCGGGCGTGGACACGTGGGAGGCCACCAACCTCCTCTGCGTGGCCCGCGTCCTGGTGGCGGCGGCGGCCCGACGCGAGGAGACCCGCGGCTGTCACTGGCGCGAGGACCACGCCGACCGCGACGACACGATGTGGCGCCGCCACATCGTCGTACGCCTGAACCCGGACCGCACCCTCGCCGTGCACACCACGGACACGCCAGAATTCCCCCCGACGAATCCCTCACCCCAGCCGACGCGGCGCCCCCAGGAGCAGTGA
- a CDS encoding amino-acid N-acetyltransferase: MPKAITVRRARTSDVPDVRRLLDAYVRDRILLDKAMVTLYESIQEFWVAERDDNAEVVGCGALHVMWEDLAEVRTLAVKPGLKGFGVGHRLLEKLLDTARWLGVRRVFCLTFEVDFFSKHGFVEIGETPVDTDVYAELLRSYDEGVAEFLGLERVKPNTLGNSRMLLHL; this comes from the coding sequence ATGCCAAAAGCCATCACCGTCCGGCGGGCCCGCACCAGCGATGTCCCGGACGTGCGCCGGCTCCTCGACGCGTACGTTCGTGACCGCATCCTGCTCGACAAAGCGATGGTGACGCTTTACGAGAGCATCCAGGAGTTCTGGGTCGCGGAACGGGACGACAACGCCGAGGTGGTCGGCTGCGGTGCCCTGCACGTGATGTGGGAAGACCTCGCGGAAGTGCGGACGCTCGCGGTGAAGCCCGGACTGAAGGGCTTCGGCGTGGGGCACCGGTTGCTGGAGAAGTTGCTGGACACGGCGCGCTGGCTCGGTGTTCGCCGCGTTTTCTGCCTGACCTTCGAAGTGGACTTCTTCAGCAAGCACGGCTTCGTCGAGATCGGGGAGACGCCCGTCGACACGGATGTCTACGCGGAGCTGCTGCGTTCCTATGACGAGGGTGTTGCTGAGTTCCTGGGTCTCGAACGAGTGAAACCGAACACTCTGGGCAACAGCCGGATGCTTCTGCATCTGTGA
- a CDS encoding threonine aldolase family protein — protein MSDTAEQAETTEERYRRLRERRVAVHRDARRLLARPGFITSLRERMALLDDAAELYDLDEPSDMYGNGIVAALEEKTAALLGTEAAAFFPTGTMAQQVALRCWAGRTGNPTVALHGLGHPEVHERDAFSRVGGLRPVRLTDEPRQPTADEVRGFDEPFGALMLELPLRDAGFLLPTWEELTEVVAAARERDAVVHLDGARLWECTVHFGRPLTEIAALADSVYVSYYKSLKGYGGAALAGPRTLVEEAKAWRHRYGGLLFQQFPTALSALAGLERELPRLPEYVAHARVVAAALREGFAAAGLPWARVHPEVPHTHEFQVWLPCDADDAGEAALRQGEETGTMLFSRPWDARGPGIAFTEIGVESAGLEWTADDVRAAVADFAARLRF, from the coding sequence ATGAGCGATACGGCAGAGCAAGCTGAAACGACCGAGGAACGGTACCGGCGGCTGCGTGAACGACGCGTGGCCGTCCACCGCGACGCACGGCGCCTGCTCGCGCGCCCGGGGTTCATCACGTCCCTGCGGGAGCGCATGGCGCTGCTGGACGACGCCGCCGAGCTGTACGACCTCGACGAGCCCTCCGACATGTACGGCAACGGCATCGTGGCGGCACTGGAGGAGAAGACCGCGGCTCTGCTCGGCACCGAGGCCGCCGCCTTCTTCCCGACCGGCACCATGGCCCAGCAGGTGGCCCTGCGCTGCTGGGCGGGCCGCACCGGCAACCCGACCGTCGCGCTGCACGGGCTGGGCCACCCCGAGGTGCACGAGCGCGACGCCTTCAGCCGGGTCGGCGGTCTGCGTCCGGTACGGCTGACGGACGAGCCCCGGCAGCCGACCGCCGACGAGGTGCGCGGCTTCGACGAACCGTTCGGCGCGCTGATGCTGGAACTGCCGCTCCGGGACGCCGGCTTCCTGCTGCCCACCTGGGAGGAGCTGACCGAGGTCGTCGCCGCCGCGCGGGAGCGCGACGCGGTCGTCCACCTCGACGGGGCCCGCCTGTGGGAGTGCACCGTCCACTTCGGCCGCCCGCTCACCGAGATCGCCGCCCTGGCGGACAGTGTGTACGTCTCGTACTACAAGTCCCTCAAGGGCTACGGCGGTGCCGCCCTGGCGGGTCCCCGGACGCTGGTCGAGGAGGCGAAGGCCTGGCGGCACCGGTACGGCGGCCTGCTGTTCCAGCAGTTCCCCACGGCGCTGTCCGCGCTCGCGGGACTGGAGCGGGAGCTGCCCCGGCTGCCCGAGTACGTGGCCCACGCGCGCGTAGTGGCCGCCGCGCTGCGCGAGGGCTTCGCGGCGGCCGGCCTCCCGTGGGCGCGGGTGCACCCGGAGGTGCCGCACACCCACGAGTTCCAGGTCTGGCTGCCCTGCGACGCCGACGACGCGGGCGAGGCCGCGCTGCGGCAGGGCGAGGAGACCGGGACGATGCTCTTCTCCCGGCCCTGGGACGCGCGCGGCCCGGGGATCGCCTTCACCGAGATCGGGGTGGAGTCGGCGGGCCTGGAGTGGACGGCCGACGACGTGAGGGCGGCGGTCGCCGACTTCGCGGCCAGGCTGCGGTTCTGA
- the nadC gene encoding carboxylating nicotinate-nucleotide diphosphorylase codes for MNTHDLPLASGGGCGDGCACGADTDEDTYMECGLDPALAALLLDSGLDPVEIEDLANLAVQEDLAGGVDVTTVATIPEDAVATADFTAREPGVVAGLRVAEAVLSVVCTDAFEVERHVEDGDRVDEGDRLLSVTTRTRDILTAERSALNLMCRLSGIATATRAWADVLDDTKAKVRDTRKTTPGLRSLEKYAVRCGGGVNHRMSLSDAALVKDNHVIAAGGVAAAFEAVRERFPDVPIEVEVDTLHQLREVLDAGADLILLDNFTPSECEEAVALVGGRAALEASGRLTLDNAKAYAATGVDYLAVGALTHSSRILDIGLDLRAAE; via the coding sequence GTGAACACCCACGACCTTCCCCTCGCCTCCGGCGGAGGCTGCGGCGACGGCTGCGCCTGCGGCGCGGACACCGACGAAGACACCTACATGGAGTGCGGCCTCGACCCGGCCCTCGCGGCACTCCTCCTGGACTCCGGCCTCGACCCCGTCGAGATCGAGGACCTGGCGAACCTGGCGGTCCAGGAGGACCTGGCGGGCGGCGTGGACGTCACGACGGTCGCGACCATCCCCGAGGATGCCGTGGCGACCGCCGACTTCACGGCCCGCGAGCCCGGCGTCGTGGCGGGCCTCAGGGTCGCCGAGGCGGTCCTCTCGGTCGTCTGCACGGACGCGTTCGAGGTGGAACGCCACGTGGAGGACGGCGACCGCGTCGACGAAGGCGACAGGCTCCTCTCCGTCACCACCCGCACCCGCGACATCCTCACCGCCGAACGCAGCGCGCTGAACCTCATGTGCCGCCTGTCGGGCATCGCGACCGCCACGCGCGCGTGGGCGGACGTCCTGGACGACACGAAGGCCAAGGTCCGCGACACCCGCAAGACGACGCCCGGCCTGCGCAGCCTGGAGAAGTACGCGGTCCGCTGCGGAGGTGGCGTCAACCACCGCATGTCCCTCTCCGACGCGGCCCTGGTCAAGGACAACCACGTGATCGCGGCCGGCGGTGTGGCAGCGGCCTTCGAGGCCGTCCGCGAACGCTTCCCGGACGTTCCCATCGAGGTCGAGGTCGACACCCTGCACCAGCTCCGCGAGGTCCTCGACGCGGGCGCCGACCTGATCCTCCTGGACAACTTCACCCCGTCCGAGTGCGAGGAGGCGGTCGCCCTGGTCGGCGGCCGGGCCGCCCTGGAGGCGTCGGGCCGGCTGACCCTCGACAACGCCAAGGCGTACGCGGCCACGGGCGTCGACTACCTGGCCGTGGGAGCCCTCACCCACAGCTCCCGCATCCTGGACATCGGCCTGGACCTGCGAGCGGCGGAGTAG
- a CDS encoding histone-like nucleoid-structuring protein Lsr2 gives MAQKVQVLLVDDLDGGEADETVTFALDGKTYEIDLTNANADKLRGLLEPYVKGGRRTGGRASGGRGKARASSGGSQDTAAIRAWAKENGYDVNDRGRVPAIIREAYEKANG, from the coding sequence GTGGCACAGAAGGTTCAGGTCCTTCTTGTCGACGACCTCGACGGTGGCGAGGCAGACGAGACCGTGACGTTCGCGCTGGACGGCAAGACGTACGAGATCGATCTCACCAACGCCAACGCGGACAAGCTCCGCGGCCTTCTCGAGCCTTACGTGAAGGGCGGGCGTCGTACCGGGGGTCGTGCTTCCGGTGGACGCGGCAAGGCCCGTGCCTCTTCGGGCGGCAGCCAGGACACCGCGGCGATCCGCGCCTGGGCGAAGGAGAACGGCTACGACGTCAACGACCGCGGCCGTGTCCCCGCGATCATCCGCGAGGCGTACGAGAAGGCCAACGGCTGA
- a CDS encoding SCO3374 family protein: MVGVPPQAPVPAVRDASVAASGVPVPRRPAEAAGSRDRVRRWYESVLGWPTAAGAPVRLRTGVRFDVLDVPAKAGHAALERLGHRGTGPRRPGFPVALRGERMLLLVAAGGADELPGLLEWLEWGSLPLDLTAVGAGGLVDAPLEPTGGAGAPAPASGSALPPPRPEDRDGRLRRGAAVWLRPPEQGRDVEASLPTLSAVGGVGSAPDLARLVHTLATECHRFRLSPPPAPVL; the protein is encoded by the coding sequence ATGGTTGGCGTCCCGCCCCAGGCACCGGTACCGGCAGTCCGTGATGCGTCCGTCGCCGCTTCCGGCGTGCCCGTTCCCCGCCGGCCGGCCGAAGCGGCCGGCTCCCGGGACCGGGTGCGGCGGTGGTACGAAAGCGTGCTCGGCTGGCCGACGGCCGCCGGGGCGCCGGTCCGGCTGCGCACGGGGGTCCGCTTCGACGTCCTGGACGTCCCGGCGAAGGCCGGTCACGCCGCGCTGGAGCGGCTCGGTCACCGCGGCACCGGCCCGCGGCGACCCGGATTCCCGGTGGCCCTGCGGGGTGAGCGGATGCTGCTGCTCGTGGCCGCGGGCGGCGCGGACGAGTTGCCCGGGCTGCTGGAGTGGCTGGAGTGGGGGTCCCTGCCGCTCGATCTGACGGCGGTCGGGGCGGGCGGCCTGGTCGACGCGCCGCTGGAGCCGACGGGCGGTGCGGGCGCCCCGGCCCCGGCTTCCGGCTCGGCACTCCCGCCGCCGCGTCCCGAGGACCGCGACGGCCGGCTCCGGCGGGGGGCCGCCGTCTGGCTGCGGCCCCCGGAGCAGGGGCGCGACGTCGAGGCCTCGCTGCCGACGCTGTCGGCCGTGGGCGGCGTAGGGTCCGCCCCCGATCTCGCCCGGCTGGTGCACACCCTGGCGACGGAATGCCACCGGTTCCGGCTCTCGCCGCCCCCGGCGCCGGTCCTGTGA
- a CDS encoding Rossmann-like and DUF2520 domain-containing protein, producing the protein MNTTPQPDPKDRPARLTVGVVGAGRVGPALAASLQLAGHRPVAVSGVSDASRRRAAALLPDVPLVPPAEVLQRAELVLLTVPDDALPELVTGLAETGAVRPGQLLVHTSGRYGARVLDPALRAGALPLALHPAMTFTGTPVDVQRLAGCSFGVTAPEELRLAAEALVIEMGGEPEWIAEERRPLYHAALALGANHLVTLVAQSMELLRTAGVAAPDRMLGPLLGAALDNALRSGDAALTGPVARGDAGTVAAHIEELRAHAPQAVAGYVAMARATADRALDHGLLRAELAEDLLGVLADGTGTGAATATTPGGPGGATRTPAPTDDDTTGPDGTTGPDDTGDTGDTGGPDGTDGTDGTEGDAR; encoded by the coding sequence GTGAACACAACCCCACAGCCAGACCCCAAGGACCGCCCCGCGCGGCTCACCGTAGGCGTCGTCGGCGCCGGACGCGTGGGTCCCGCGCTGGCCGCGTCGCTCCAGCTCGCCGGGCACCGCCCGGTGGCCGTCTCCGGGGTCTCCGACGCCTCCAGACGGCGCGCCGCGGCACTCCTGCCCGACGTACCGCTCGTCCCGCCCGCCGAAGTACTCCAGCGCGCCGAACTGGTCCTGCTGACCGTGCCCGACGACGCCCTGCCGGAGCTGGTCACCGGGCTCGCCGAGACGGGGGCCGTGCGGCCGGGCCAGCTGCTCGTGCACACCTCCGGACGGTACGGCGCGAGGGTCCTGGACCCCGCCCTGCGCGCCGGCGCCCTGCCGCTCGCCCTGCATCCGGCGATGACCTTCACCGGCACCCCCGTGGACGTCCAGCGCCTGGCCGGCTGCTCCTTCGGCGTCACCGCGCCCGAGGAGCTGCGGCTGGCCGCCGAGGCCCTGGTCATCGAGATGGGCGGCGAGCCCGAGTGGATCGCCGAGGAGCGGCGCCCGCTGTACCACGCCGCGCTCGCCCTCGGCGCCAACCACCTGGTCACCCTCGTCGCCCAGTCCATGGAGCTGCTGCGCACGGCCGGCGTCGCGGCCCCCGACCGGATGCTCGGCCCGCTGCTGGGCGCCGCCCTCGACAACGCCCTGCGCTCCGGCGACGCGGCCCTCACCGGCCCCGTCGCGCGTGGGGACGCGGGCACGGTCGCCGCGCACATCGAGGAGCTGCGCGCACACGCCCCGCAGGCGGTCGCCGGCTACGTGGCGATGGCCCGCGCGACCGCCGACCGGGCCCTGGACCACGGCCTGCTGAGGGCGGAACTCGCCGAGGACCTCCTCGGGGTACTCGCCGACGGGACCGGGACCGGGGCCGCGACCGCGACCACGCCCGGCGGACCCGGCGGCGCGACGCGAACCCCCGCCCCCACCGACGACGACACCACGGGCCCAGACGGCACCACAGGCCCAGACGACACCGGCGACACCGGCGACACCGGCGGCCCAGACGGCACCGACGGCACCGACGGCACCGAGGGAGACGCCCGATGA
- a CDS encoding DUF5937 family protein, whose translation MSVRIDIAGLRPERVAVVPSPLAELGMALHALSEPGHHPGLQGWATGVTARLDPHLADRMCEADFLWRTTFSDLFMPFAGVPGRGTLPGATLAEDLDLLDKLSDEQFVDAALEFTCALPYSTGGVSALGDPEARRRALDLAAARGPQQLRFSERLLADPPRIRGWLRQFAQDCDEAFFAEAWSRLRHQLAADARHKTELLRRKGLAEALAAVSPAVSLDEDAARITVDKLGDGRSATGSGGLLLVPTSLGWPHLMVLHRHDWQPVLHYPVGSPELASPPSVEQLTLRMTALSHPVRMRICRHLARSAYTTSELAQAHGVTAPEISRHLGVLKKAGLITTRRRGRYVLHQLDVTVVARLGSDFLEGILR comes from the coding sequence ATGAGCGTGCGCATCGACATCGCGGGGCTGCGGCCGGAGAGGGTCGCCGTCGTGCCCTCGCCCCTGGCCGAGCTGGGCATGGCACTGCACGCCCTGTCCGAGCCGGGGCACCACCCGGGACTGCAGGGCTGGGCGACGGGCGTGACCGCGCGGCTCGACCCGCATCTGGCCGACCGGATGTGCGAGGCCGACTTCCTGTGGCGGACGACGTTCTCGGACCTGTTCATGCCCTTCGCGGGCGTGCCGGGCCGGGGCACGCTCCCCGGCGCCACCCTCGCCGAGGACCTGGACCTGCTGGACAAGCTGTCCGACGAGCAGTTCGTGGACGCGGCCCTGGAGTTCACCTGCGCGCTGCCGTACAGCACCGGAGGCGTCTCGGCGCTCGGCGACCCCGAAGCGCGCCGACGCGCGCTGGACCTGGCCGCCGCGCGGGGGCCGCAGCAGCTGCGGTTCAGCGAGCGGCTGCTGGCCGATCCGCCGCGCATCCGCGGCTGGCTGCGGCAGTTCGCGCAGGACTGCGACGAGGCGTTCTTCGCGGAGGCCTGGTCCCGGCTGCGCCACCAGCTCGCGGCCGACGCCCGGCACAAGACGGAGCTGCTGCGCCGCAAGGGCCTGGCCGAGGCGCTGGCCGCCGTGTCCCCGGCCGTCTCCCTGGACGAGGACGCCGCGCGGATCACGGTCGACAAACTGGGCGACGGCCGCTCGGCGACCGGGAGCGGCGGCCTCCTGCTCGTCCCGACCAGCCTGGGCTGGCCGCACCTGATGGTCCTGCACCGGCACGACTGGCAGCCGGTGCTGCACTACCCGGTCGGCTCCCCGGAACTGGCCTCGCCGCCGTCGGTCGAGCAGCTCACCCTGCGGATGACCGCGCTGTCCCACCCGGTCCGGATGCGGATCTGCCGCCACCTGGCCCGCAGCGCGTACACCACGAGCGAGCTGGCGCAGGCGCACGGCGTGACGGCACCGGAGATATCCCGGCACCTCGGGGTGCTGAAGAAGGCGGGGCTGATCACCACCCGCCGCCGCGGCCGGTACGTGCTGCACCAGCTGGACGTGACGGTGGTGGCGCGGCTGGGCAGCGACTTCCTGGAGGGCATACTCCGCTGA
- the panC gene encoding pantoate--beta-alanine ligase has translation MTTTPPPVLLRTADELHARVRHGRRAVVMTMGALHEGHATLIRTARDLAGPDGEVVATVFVNPLQFGAGEDLDRYPRTLDADLRIAGQAGADAVFAPSVDEVYPGGEPQVRVTAGPMGERLEGASRPGHFDGMLTVVAKLLHLTRPDLALYGQKDAQQLALIRRMVRDLNFGVDIVGVPTVREDDGLALSSRNRYLSPRERRTALALSQALFAGLDRHAAQEALRARAREVPATHARAEALSALGESRAAADAHAVSNASPGTPGAVRAAARLVLDDAARLDPPLELDYLALVDPSDFTEIGDDHTGDAVLAVAARVGATRLIDNAPLTFGAAS, from the coding sequence ATGACCACCACCCCGCCGCCTGTCCTGCTGCGTACGGCCGACGAACTCCACGCGCGCGTGCGGCACGGCCGCCGGGCCGTCGTGATGACCATGGGCGCCCTGCACGAGGGCCACGCCACGCTGATCCGCACGGCCCGCGACCTGGCCGGCCCGGACGGCGAGGTCGTCGCCACCGTCTTCGTCAACCCGCTCCAGTTCGGCGCCGGCGAGGACCTCGACCGCTACCCGCGCACCCTGGACGCCGATCTGAGGATCGCCGGGCAGGCGGGCGCGGACGCCGTCTTCGCCCCCTCCGTCGACGAGGTCTACCCGGGCGGCGAACCCCAGGTGCGCGTCACCGCCGGACCGATGGGCGAACGCCTGGAGGGCGCCTCGCGGCCCGGCCACTTCGACGGCATGCTCACCGTCGTCGCCAAGCTGCTCCACCTCACCCGCCCGGACCTCGCCCTCTACGGCCAGAAGGACGCCCAGCAGCTCGCCCTGATCCGCCGCATGGTCCGCGACCTGAACTTCGGCGTGGACATCGTCGGCGTCCCCACCGTGCGCGAGGACGACGGCCTGGCCCTCTCCAGCCGCAACCGCTATCTCTCACCCCGGGAGCGCCGCACCGCCCTCGCCCTCTCCCAGGCGCTGTTCGCCGGCCTCGACCGGCACGCCGCCCAGGAGGCGCTGCGCGCGCGGGCCCGCGAGGTGCCCGCCACGCACGCGCGTGCCGAGGCGCTGAGCGCCCTGGGCGAGTCCCGCGCGGCGGCCGACGCCCACGCCGTCTCGAACGCGTCCCCGGGCACCCCGGGAGCCGTACGCGCCGCCGCCCGCCTCGTGCTCGACGACGCCGCCCGCCTCGACCCGCCGCTGGAGCTGGACTACCTCGCCCTGGTCGACCCGTCCGACTTCACCGAGATCGGCGACGACCACACCGGCGACGCCGTCCTCGCCGTCGCCGCCCGGGTCGGCGCCACCCGGCTGATCGACAACGCACCCCTCACCTTCGGAGCCGCCTCGTGA
- a CDS encoding type III pantothenate kinase, with translation MLLTIDVGNTHTVLGLFDGEDIVEHWRISTDSRRTADELAVLLQGLMGMHPLLGDELGDGIDGIAICATVPSVLHELREVTRRYYGDVPAVLVEPGVKTGVPILTDHPKEVGADRIINAVAAVELYGGPAIVVDFGTATTFDAVSARGEYVGGVIAPGIEISVDALGVKGAQLRKIEVARPRSVIGKNTVEAMQSGIVYGFAGQVDGVVNRMARELADDPDDVTVIATGGLAPMVLGESSVIDEHEPWLTLMGLRLVYERNVSRL, from the coding sequence ATGCTGCTGACGATCGACGTAGGCAACACGCACACCGTCCTGGGCCTCTTCGACGGCGAGGACATCGTCGAGCACTGGCGCATCTCCACGGACTCGCGCCGCACGGCCGACGAGCTCGCGGTCCTCCTCCAGGGCCTGATGGGCATGCACCCGCTCCTCGGCGACGAGCTGGGCGACGGCATCGACGGCATCGCCATCTGCGCGACGGTCCCCTCCGTCCTCCACGAACTCCGCGAGGTAACCCGCCGCTACTACGGCGACGTCCCCGCGGTCCTCGTGGAGCCGGGCGTGAAGACGGGCGTCCCCATCCTCACCGACCACCCCAAGGAGGTCGGCGCCGACCGCATCATCAACGCGGTGGCGGCCGTCGAGCTGTACGGAGGCCCGGCGATCGTCGTGGACTTCGGCACGGCGACGACGTTCGACGCGGTCAGCGCGCGCGGGGAGTACGTCGGCGGGGTCATCGCCCCCGGCATCGAGATCTCGGTGGACGCGCTCGGCGTCAAGGGCGCCCAGCTCCGCAAGATCGAGGTGGCCCGGCCGCGCAGCGTGATCGGCAAGAACACGGTCGAGGCGATGCAGTCCGGGATCGTCTACGGCTTCGCGGGTCAGGTCGACGGCGTCGTCAACCGCATGGCCCGCGAGCTGGCCGACGACCCCGACGACGTCACGGTCATCGCGACGGGCGGGCTGGCGCCGATGGTGCTGGGCGAGTCCTCGGTCATCGACGAGCACGAGCCGTGGCTGACCCTGATGGGACTCCGCCTGGTGTACGAGCGGAACGTGTCCCGCCTGTAG
- a CDS encoding BlaI/MecI/CopY family transcriptional regulator translates to MPRPLGELEDAVMTRVWKWNRPVTVREVLEDLQQERSIAYTTVMTVLDNLHQKGWVRREAEGRAYRYEAVSTRAAYAAALMNDAWSQSDNPAAALIAFFGMMSEEQRQALRDAIRIVQGPDTAPDTRPDTPAPSPGSVPDAGER, encoded by the coding sequence GTGCCTCGCCCATTGGGAGAACTCGAAGACGCGGTCATGACGAGGGTGTGGAAGTGGAACCGCCCCGTCACCGTTCGAGAAGTCCTGGAAGACCTGCAACAGGAACGGTCCATCGCCTACACCACGGTGATGACCGTTTTGGACAATCTCCATCAGAAGGGCTGGGTGCGCCGCGAGGCGGAAGGCCGGGCTTATCGATACGAGGCGGTCTCCACCCGCGCCGCCTACGCCGCCGCGCTGATGAACGACGCGTGGTCCCAGAGCGACAACCCCGCCGCCGCCCTCATCGCCTTCTTCGGCATGATGAGCGAGGAACAGCGCCAGGCGCTGAGAGACGCCATCCGCATCGTGCAGGGGCCGGATACCGCGCCCGATACCCGACCGGATACCCCCGCTCCCAGCCCCGGTTCGGTACCGGACGCCGGTGAGCGATAG